The following proteins are encoded in a genomic region of Phoenix dactylifera cultivar Barhee BC4 unplaced genomic scaffold, palm_55x_up_171113_PBpolish2nd_filt_p 000522F, whole genome shotgun sequence:
- the LOC103721788 gene encoding bZIP transcription factor 39-like, with amino-acid sequence MAENSFLDPSPFDSNPSMDASYPPFFDSDLTLDDLPLPADFGEDFSFHDFDISPDFPIEDLLRSPEEQPFPPSGNGSHSPNSNDGSGVSSSCPTSGHQSSDLSRNNGPSSPDSGHSAACSPNSGNSSGVTSQELKLEDENSRWNLKRKQDGEDGCPNPIANPNLRNSKYQRSEQGNCASAFNAGCEEEEKRKARLMRNRESAQLSRQRKKHYVEELEEKVKLMHSTINELNTKISYIMAENANLRQQLGGSSANCPPPGVYPPPPMAPMHFPWIPGYAVRPQGSQVPLVPIPKLKPQQPASASRAKKSESKKNESKVKKVASVSLLGLLFILLFFRSIVPGVTPRYGGDRDEVFGELGVAKDGIFGRSKGSILSVNGRGSGVNSTDEIGLCNGKMDLGEGGVDWVTRRRCETGVDGSVFKVKQNLSETLPALLYVPRNGKHVKINGNLIINSVLASEKAMAQTKSRDQVRQSSSKEGEETGLAIPDNVALALALSRSGREVDQHSNSYRSAGEHQRALASDSEDVYGDNSKRIPADGPLHQWFREGMTGPGLSSGMCTEVFQFDVSPASAPGGIIPAPKIVNTPDANATEKLHPSAHPRKMKNRRIMYPEPIPLPGTTLNDTEHFAEPSKSRKLHDNKSVSSVVVSVLADPREAGDGEGDARISPKSLSRIFVVVLLDSVKYVTYSCGLPFKSSGPHLVD; translated from the exons ATGGCGGAGAATTCCTTCCTCGACCCCTCCCCCTTCGACTCCAATCCATCGATGGATGCCTCCTATCCTCCCTTCTTCGATTCGGACCTCACCCTTGACGATCTCCCCCTCCCCGCTGATTTCGGCGAGGATTTCTCCTTTCACGACTTCGACATCAGCCCCGATTTCCCCATCGAGGATTTGCTCCGGTCGCCGGAGGAGCAGCCATTCCCTCCCTCCGGCAATGGATCCCACTCGCCTAATTCAAACGACGGATCCGGCGTATCCTCCTCCTGCCCGACCTCCGGCCATCAAAGCTCCGATCTTTCCCGGAATAATGGCCCCTCCTCCCCTGACTCCGGCCACTCCGCCGCCTGTTCACCCAATTCCGGCAACTCCTCCGGCGTCACCAGCCAGGAGCTGAAGCTGGAGGATGAGAACAGCAGGTGGAACCTCAAGAGGAAGCAGGACGGAGAGGATGGATGCCCTAACCCTATTGCTAACCCAAACCTTAGGAACAGCAAGTATCAGCGATCGGAGCAGGGGAACTGCGCGAGTGCTTTTAATGCGGGGtgcgaggaggaggagaagaggaaggcgaGGCTGATGAGGAACAGGGAGAGCGCCCAGCTCTCGAGGCAGCGGAAGAAGCATTACGTCGAGGAACTGGAGGAGAAGGTGAAGTTGATGCACTCCACGATCAATGAACTGAACACCAAGATCTCGTACATCATGGCAGAGAATGCGAACCTACGGCAGCAATTGGGCGGAAGCAGCGCGAACTGCCCTCCGCCGGGTGTTTATCCTCCGCCACCGATGGCGCCCATGCACTTCCCGTGGATCCCGGGATATGCCGTGAGGCCCCAAGGGTCTCAGGTTCCTTTGGTTCCTATACCTAAATTGAAGCCTCAGCAGCCTGCCTCAGCTTCAAGGGCCAAGAAGTCTGAGAGCAAGAAGAACGAGAGCAAGGTCAAGAAAGTTGCAAGTGTGAGCCTATTGGGGCTGTTGTTTATTTTGCTGTTTTTCAGAAGTATAGTTCCAGGAGTGACTCCTAGGTATGGAGGAGATAGAGATGAAGTATTTGGTGAGTTAGGTGTCGCCAAAGATGGGATTTTTGGTCGGTCTAAAGGAAGCATTTTGAGTGTCAATGGTCGTGGTAGTGGTGTGAATAGTACTGATGAAATTGGATTATGCAATGGAAAGATGGATCTTGGCGAAGGAGGTGTTGATTGGGTCACTCGTAGGAGATGTGAGACTGGAGTGGATGGATCTGTGTTCAAAGTCAAACAGAACTTGAGCGAGACTCTGCCTGCTTTGCTATATGTTCCAAGAAATGGAAAACATGTGAAGATTAATGGAAATTTGATAATCAATTCGGTTCTTGCTAGCGAGAAGGCCATGGCACAAACAAAGTCTAGAGATCAGGTGAGGCAATCGTCAAGTAAAGAAGGTGAAGAGACGGGTCTAGCTATTCCTGATAATGTGGCCTTGGCTTTGGCCCTTTCTAGAAGTGGAAGAGAGGTGGATCAACATTCTAACTCGTATAGGAGCGCAGGTGAACATCAGAGAGCACTTGCTTCTGATTCTGAAGACGTATATGGGGACAATTCAAAGAGAATACCAGCTGATGGACCACTGCATCAATGGTTCCGTGAAGGAATGACAG GTCCAGGATTAAGTTCCGGCATGTGCACTGAAGTATTCCAGTTTGATGTCTCACCAGCCTCTGCTCCAGGTGGTATCATTCCTGCCCCTAAAATTGTTAATACTCCAGATGCTAATGCTACTGAGAAGCTACACCCATCTGCTCAtccaaggaagatgaagaatagGAGGATAATGTatcctgagccaattccacTCCCTGGAACAACTCTTAATGATACAGAACACTTTGCAGAGCCTTCTAAAAGCAGGAAATTACATGATAACAAATCTGTTTCCTCGGTGGTCGTCTCTGTGCTGGCTGATCCTAGGGAGGCTGGTGATGGGGAGGGTGATGCCAGGATCTCGCCGAAGTCTCTCTCTCGAATCTTTGTTGTTGTGCTTCTTGATAGTGTCAAGTATGTTACTTACTCCTGTGGTCTCCCATTCAAAAGTAGTGGCCCCCATCTTGTAGACTAG
- the LOC120106303 gene encoding protein NRT1/ PTR FAMILY 3.1-like → MAEDGRGKETKQGGLKTMPFILANEICDRFATSGFSANKITYLTQQLHMPLVQASNTLTNFGGTSSLTPIVGALIADSFAGRFWTITVGSIIYQLGMMTLTISAVLPSLRPPPCSPQQPCRQASSLQLAVLYLSLLCTSIGSGGIRPCVVAFGADQVELQGDAGHKWNFFNLYFFSMGMPVLLALTVVVYIQEHVGWGWGFGIPTVAMCLSIIAFVIGYPLYIKMKPGGSPLTRLTQVLVAAFRKRDVVKPEDPSLLYEDKELDADISTTGRLLHTNQLVFLDRAAVVVEGDIEESGQPRLWRLSTVHRVEELKSIIRMIPIWSVGIFVVTAASHSYTFAIQQARSMDRHLTPKFQIPPATISIFTVMTMLLSLAFYDRVFVPVARRITGKPSGITYLQRMGIGLAISNLANVAAALVETKRKAVAAEHGLLDMPDATIPISVFWLVPQYAIHGLADAFSSVAHMEFLYDQSPESMRSTAAALFWLAGSLGNYLGTLLVTLVHDYTKEKGDWLQDNINRGKLDYYYWLVTGMQVFNLGYYIICAMFYTFKPLEVAKPENPSKVVDEEVGAKEVEFSKVGT, encoded by the exons ATGGCTGAGGATGGAAGAGGGAAGGAGACGAAGCAGGGTGGTCTCAAGACTATGCCATTTATACTAG CAAATGAAATCTGCGACAGATTTGCCACCTCGGGATTCAGTGCAAACAAGATCACATACTTAACCCAGCAGCTTCACATGCCTCTGGTTCAGGCCTCAAACACCCTCACCAACTTTGGTGGCACGTCAAGCCTGACACCTATCGTCGGCGCCCTGATCGCCGACTCCTTCGCCGGCCGCTTCTGGACCATAACTGTAGGCTCCATCATCTATCAGCTTGGAATGATGACCCTCACCATATCAGCCGTCCTCCCGTCGCTCCGCCCGCCACCCTGTTCCCCTCAACAACCATGCCGGCAAGCGTCGTCACTGCAGCTCGCAGTTCTCTATCTCTCACTCCTCTGCACTTCCATTGGCTCTGGCGGCATCCGTCCCTGCGTCGTGGCCTTCGGGGCCGACCAGGTCGAACTCCAGGGGGATGCCGGCCACAAGTGGAACTTCTTTAACCTTTACTTCTTCAGCATGGGGATGCCTGTACTCTTGGCCTTGACTGTGGTGGTGTACATCCAGGAGCATGTGGGCTGGGGCTGGGGCTTTGGCATTCCCACCGTTGCCATGTGCCTCTCTATAATAGCTTTTGTGATAGGTTATCCTCTCTACATTAAGATGAAGCCTGGGGGGAGCCCATTAACCAGGTTAACCCAAGTCCTGGTCGCTGCCTTCAGGAAGAGGGATGTGGTAAAACCTGAGGACCCTAGTCTCCTCTACGAGGATAAGGAGCTGGATGCTGATATCTCTACCACCGGCAGGCTACTTCACACCAACCAGCTTGT GTTTTTGGATCGAGCAGCGGTGGTGGTGGAGGGTGACATCGAAGAGTCTGGCCAACCGAGGCTCTGGAGGTTATCGACGGTCCACCGCGTGGAGGAGCTCAAGTCCATCATCCGAATGATCCCCATTTGGTCGGTCGGCATCTTTGTGGTGACTGCAGCCTCCCACAGCTACACCTTTGCAATCCAACAGGCACGTTCCATGGACCGCCACCTTACCCCCAAGTTTCAAATCCCCCCAGCCACCATCTCCATCTTCACAGTAATGACCATGCTCCTCAGCTTAGCCTTCTATGATCGGGTCTTCGTCCCGGTGGCTCGTCGGATCACTGGAAAGCCTTCCGGCATCACATACCTTCAGCGCATGGGCATTGGCTTGGCCATCTCCAATTTAGCCAATGTTGCTGCAGCTCTTGTCGAAACCAAGCGGAAGGCGGTCGCGGCGGAGCACGGGCTGCTCGATATGCCGGACGCGACCATTCCAATCAGTGTCTTCTGGTTGGTGCCTCAGTATGCGATCCACGGGCTGGCTGACGCCTTCTCGTCAGTGGCACACATGGAGTTTCTCTATGATCAGTCCCCGGAGAGCATGAGAAGCACGGCAGCCGCTCTGTTCTGGCTTGCGGGATCCCTCGGAAACTACCTGGGGACTTTGCTGGTGACTCTGGTTCATGACTATACTAAGGAAAAGGGGGACTGGCTCCAGGACAACATCAATAGGGGGAAGTTGGATTACTACTACTGGCTTGTGACAGGAATGCAGGTATTCAACCTTGGGTACTATATCATCTGTGCAATGTTTTATACCTTTAAGCCTTTGGAAGTAGCCAAGCCTGAGAACCCTTCGAAAGTTGTGGACGAGGAAGTTGGTGCCAAAGAAGTGGAGTTCAGCAAAGTGGGAACTTAG